Genomic segment of Desulfonatronum thiosulfatophilum:
CGGTCAGCTTAAGATATACCTTGCCAACTGCTGTGAGGGGCCTGTAAACGTCCTGCCAGATCCGATGGTTTGAATATGTGGTCATGCTCTTGTAGAAATCCTTTGCGGACAACGACAAGACAATCTCGACAACGCCTTCAAAATCAAAGCCCATCGCCGCGGCGTCTGCCAGAGCCGACATGGTCGAACGAACCTTTCCAGCCTCTACCAAGGTTTTGATCAGCGACAGGCTGCAATGCGGCGTTCTTTTCTCCATGTCTGCAATTAACCAATTAGGTTGATAAGCGCAAGGAAGAAGCAGTCACAGGCAGGGCAGGCTTGTTCTCACGGCTGGTCGCCCACATTACGGGGGCTGAACAAGGGGTGCATCGTGGCTTGGGCGTCTTTTGCCCGCTCCTTCAGCCTGGCATAAACACTCATTTGAAAGGTAACTCCGATCAGCCAAGATTTTTCGCTGCGAAATCCCAGTTGATCAGATTGTCCAGCACGGTGTTGACGTAGTCGGCGCGGCGGTTTTGATAATCCAGGTAATAGGCGTGCTCCCACACATCGATGGTCAATAGCGGTTTCATTCCGTTGGTCAGCGGCAGATCCGCGTTGCCGGTCTTGACCACCTTGAGCGTGTCGCCGTCCAGCACGAGCCAGGCCCAGCCGCTGCCGAACTGGGTGGTGGCCGCGGCGGCAAGCTCCTGCTTGCAGGCGTCGACACTGCTGAAGGATGCCTCCATCCTCTGTTTGAGTGCCGTGGGTGGTTCGCCTCCGCCCTTTGGTTTCATGCTGTTCCAGTAGAATGTGTGGTTCCAGATTTGCGCCGCGTTGTTGAAAATCGCGCTGTTTTCCGGCTGTCCCGCACTGCCGATAATAATCTCCCGCA
This window contains:
- a CDS encoding superoxide dismutase gives rise to the protein MMSGFPRSDQAASPLALPPLPYAENALEPVITARTIGFHYGKHHKGYVDNLNKLVAGTEYAEMPLREIIIGSAGQPENSAIFNNAAQIWNHTFYWNSMKPKGGGEPPTALKQRMEASFSSVDACKQELAAAATTQFGSGWAWLVLDGDTLKVVKTGNADLPLTNGMKPLLTIDVWEHAYYLDYQNRRADYVNTVLDNLINWDFAAKNLG
- a CDS encoding type II toxin-antitoxin system MqsR family toxin, with the protein product MEKRTPHCSLSLIKTLVEAGKVRSTMSALADAAAMGFDFEGVVEIVLSLSAKDFYKSMTTYSNHRIWQDVYRPLTAVGKVYLKLTVVENVLIVSFKEL